A window of Geoalkalibacter sp. contains these coding sequences:
- a CDS encoding permease, with protein sequence MPESALIQVLTVIRDEIARMWWFFLLACVLVGVIKGYKLDLKIRNLVNRAGIWGIVLAVLVGMVSPLCACGILPIVISLAMMGTPLPPLMALLATSPTMGPDALLLTWRGLGTELAVWKFIGSGFLGLSAGLITQSLVRRGFLAGDLLKLKPIYREDGSLASAAEIGAAHGIAVKTMSIKPRESRLRFIFDRTLDAILFTGKFMLLAIVLEALIVTFVPMSWIVVLVGQDNFLSLVNAALIGLPLPTNQIPIIPILAGLLQRGIDQGAALTLLMAGPVTSLPAMIALGGMFQLRVVAVFVALGLGGSVMLGWFYQVFF encoded by the coding sequence ATGCCTGAGTCGGCCCTGATCCAAGTCCTGACGGTGATCCGCGATGAAATCGCGCGCATGTGGTGGTTTTTCCTGCTGGCCTGCGTGCTGGTGGGAGTCATCAAGGGCTACAAGCTCGATCTGAAAATCCGCAATCTGGTCAATCGCGCCGGTATCTGGGGGATCGTTCTCGCGGTGCTGGTCGGCATGGTGTCGCCCCTGTGCGCCTGCGGCATCCTGCCCATCGTCATCTCCCTGGCCATGATGGGCACTCCCTTGCCGCCCCTCATGGCGCTGCTCGCCACCTCGCCGACCATGGGTCCCGACGCCCTGCTGCTGACCTGGCGCGGCCTGGGCACCGAACTGGCTGTGTGGAAGTTCATCGGTTCGGGATTTCTCGGCCTGAGCGCCGGGCTCATCACCCAGTCCCTGGTGCGCCGAGGCTTTCTGGCAGGCGACCTGCTCAAGCTCAAACCGATCTATCGCGAGGACGGCAGCCTGGCCAGCGCCGCCGAGATCGGCGCGGCCCACGGCATCGCCGTCAAGACCATGAGCATCAAGCCCCGGGAAAGCCGCCTGCGCTTCATCTTCGACCGCACCCTCGACGCCATCCTGTTCACCGGCAAATTCATGCTGCTGGCCATCGTGCTCGAAGCACTGATCGTCACCTTCGTGCCCATGTCGTGGATCGTGGTGCTGGTTGGCCAGGACAATTTTCTCTCCCTGGTCAACGCGGCGCTCATCGGTCTGCCCCTGCCGACCAATCAGATTCCCATCATTCCCATTTTGGCCGGACTGCTGCAAAGAGGAATCGATCAGGGCGCGGCGCTGACCTTGCTCATGGCCGGTCCGGTCACCAGTCTGCCGGCGATGATCGCCCTGGGCGGCATGTTCCAGTTGCGGGTGGTGGCGGTGTTCGTCGCCCTGGGTCTGGGCGGGTCGGTGATGCTGGGCTGGTTCTACCAGGTGTTTTTTTGA